From Paludisphaera rhizosphaerae:
GAGCTTCGGCGCTCGGAACCGGCAACCATCATCACGCCGGGGCGGGACACGATCGTCTACGACGCGTTTGCGAAGCCGCGCGATTCGAGTTGGACTTCCCAGCTCCACTCCTCGAGCAGGTACCGCTTTGTGCTCTCGTAGCCGTGCCGATAGAGTACGTCCTTGTGTTCGTCGGACAGGCCGAACTGGGTCGTCGAGACGCCCGCCATCGTGACGTCTACGTTGATGGTCCGGGTGCGCTTGGCGCGGCTCAAATTGTGACGATCATGGGCGCACATCATTGTCTTGAACATGCCCTTGAGTATGTCCGGCGCCGTATTGATCCGCAGGGGCTTTTCTTCCCGCGAATTGAAGAGGCGGAAGCCGAACGTTGGCCATCGAGGTTCCTTCAGCGGATCTTCCTCGTCGAAGATCCACACCGGGTAGTTGCTCAGAATGCCGCCATCGACGATGCAATCGCCGTTCAACTGACCCGGCTCGAAGAAAAGCGGGATGCTCATCGACAGCCGCACGGCCTCGGCGACCGGGAAGGAATCCCGTTCCTTCTCCGGGAGGTCGTCCGGAAGGACGAGCATCTGCCCGCGCGTGAGGTTCGAAACCACCACCTTCAGCTGGCGTTCCGAGTTCCCGACGCTAACGTCGGCGAAAGTAGATACGCCAGCGTCCTTAAGCGAGTTCTGGATCCAGTTCAGGAAAGGGGCTGAAGAATATTGGCCCAGTCGTCCGGCGACGAGCAGCTTCACAAGCATATGCGCCGGGTGGTCCAGGTCCTTCGTCGGATCGAAGTCGACGATGAAAGGGCTCGATTTCTCGCCGATGAAATCCTTGAAGTCGACCGATCCGAAGAGCCTCTCGAGCTCATCGATATCGGGGATGGCGGCCATCAACGAGGCCGTGATGGCACCCGCCGAAGTCCCCGCCAGCCCCATCCAGCGGATCCCGATGTCGGCGCAGCACCTGGCGGCTCCCAGAAACGCCAGCCCAAGCACCCCGCCTCCCTCGAAGACCCCGTCGGCCAGGAAGACGCCGGGTTCGGGAGAAGAGCTTTTCGGAAATTTCGCCCTGATTGTCTCCCGCTCGGTCGAGCTCAACTTAAGCCCGAACTCGTCGCGAACCCGAACGGGGCTCCAACCGCCCGTCGCGGGGTTGGGAAGAGCCATCGGTTGCCTCCTTGTGCCAGTAAATGGGCCATAGGATGCCTT
This genomic window contains:
- a CDS encoding patatin-like phospholipase family protein; the encoded protein is MALPNPATGGWSPVRVRDEFGLKLSSTERETIRAKFPKSSSPEPGVFLADGVFEGGGVLGLAFLGAARCCADIGIRWMGLAGTSAGAITASLMAAIPDIDELERLFGSVDFKDFIGEKSSPFIVDFDPTKDLDHPAHMLVKLLVAGRLGQYSSAPFLNWIQNSLKDAGVSTFADVSVGNSERQLKVVVSNLTRGQMLVLPDDLPEKERDSFPVAEAVRLSMSIPLFFEPGQLNGDCIVDGGILSNYPVWIFDEEDPLKEPRWPTFGFRLFNSREEKPLRINTAPDILKGMFKTMMCAHDRHNLSRAKRTRTINVDVTMAGVSTTQFGLSDEHKDVLYRHGYESTKRYLLEEWSWEVQLESRGFANAS